A window of the Streptomyces albireticuli genome harbors these coding sequences:
- a CDS encoding glycoside hydrolase 5 family protein has product MRFGVNYTPTRGWFHHWLDFDLDDIRADLDSLTALGLDHIRVFPLWPLFQPNRALIRPRAVEQLVALVDAAGERGLDVAVDGLQGHLSSFDFIPSWTTTWHRRNMFTDPDVVEAQEAYLTALASALADRPHFLGMTVGNEVDQFSGDPHPDPDRIRPDQAGRWLGRMLDACGKAAPGRAHLHASYDAAWYDDTHPFTPAHSARLGAMTAVHSWVFNGTAQRHGPTGAATERHAAYLVELSKAWADDPDRPVWLQEVGAPAPHIPPERAAAFTRATLAHALDCTGLWGVTWWCSHDVDRALADFPELEYGLGLFTNDRRIKPAGEAFARAVREWHEGGREPEPRRTALVLDVGDVETAPSRSVCAPGGAFFEAWTRAAARGVRPAVVLASRAGDGKWLAARGIDSVVSVDEVG; this is encoded by the coding sequence ATGCGCTTCGGCGTCAACTACACGCCCACCCGGGGCTGGTTCCACCACTGGCTCGACTTCGACCTCGACGACATCCGCGCCGACCTCGACTCGCTCACCGCCCTCGGCCTCGACCACATCCGCGTCTTCCCGCTGTGGCCGCTCTTCCAGCCCAACCGGGCCCTCATCCGCCCGCGCGCCGTCGAGCAGCTGGTCGCGCTGGTCGACGCGGCCGGTGAGCGCGGACTCGACGTGGCCGTCGACGGCCTCCAGGGCCACCTGTCGAGCTTCGACTTCATCCCTTCCTGGACCACCACCTGGCACCGCCGCAACATGTTCACCGACCCCGACGTCGTCGAGGCCCAGGAGGCGTACCTGACCGCGCTGGCCTCGGCGCTCGCCGACCGGCCGCACTTCCTCGGCATGACGGTCGGCAACGAGGTCGACCAGTTCTCCGGCGACCCGCACCCCGACCCGGACCGGATCCGGCCCGACCAGGCCGGGCGCTGGCTGGGCCGGATGCTCGACGCCTGCGGGAAGGCGGCGCCGGGGCGGGCCCATCTGCACGCCTCCTACGACGCCGCCTGGTACGACGACACGCACCCCTTCACACCCGCCCACTCCGCGCGGCTCGGCGCCATGACGGCCGTGCACTCCTGGGTGTTCAACGGCACCGCGCAGCGGCACGGGCCCACGGGCGCGGCGACCGAGCGGCACGCCGCCTACCTCGTCGAACTGTCCAAGGCCTGGGCCGACGACCCGGACCGGCCCGTGTGGCTCCAGGAGGTCGGGGCACCGGCCCCGCACATCCCGCCCGAGCGGGCCGCCGCCTTCACCCGGGCGACGCTCGCCCACGCGCTGGACTGCACCGGCCTGTGGGGCGTCACCTGGTGGTGCTCGCACGACGTCGACCGGGCCCTCGCCGACTTCCCGGAGCTGGAGTACGGCCTGGGGCTGTTCACCAACGACCGCCGGATCAAACCCGCCGGGGAGGCCTTCGCCCGCGCGGTACGCGAATGGCACGAGGGCGGACGGGAGCCGGAGCCCCGGCGCACGGCGCTGGTGCTGGACGTGGGGGACGTGGAGACGGCGCCGTCGCGGTCGGTGTGCGCGCCGGGCGGGGCGTTCTTCGAGGCGTGGACGCGGGCGGCCGCGCGGGGGGTTCGGCCCGCCGTCGTGCTGGCTTCGCGGGCGGGGGACGGAAAGTGGCTGGCGGCGCGGGGGATCGACTCCGTCGTGTCGGTGGACGAGGTGGGATAG